The following are encoded together in the Capsulimonas corticalis genome:
- the lspA gene encoding signal peptidase II, which produces MNRPAIFLLAAAIVAADQWAKQIVLHGFSVGESRTVIHGLLDLTFVRNTGGAFGILPQGTQALSVAAVAAAAAIVYYLARSKPPYPARLALGLALPLGGSLGNLIDRVRLRYVVDYLDVYVGSHHWPVFNIADAAICTGVALLAWRFWTMPSAAPDQPATVKEK; this is translated from the coding sequence TTGAACCGTCCCGCTATCTTTCTGCTGGCGGCCGCCATCGTGGCGGCCGACCAGTGGGCCAAGCAGATCGTGCTGCATGGGTTTTCCGTCGGCGAAAGCCGGACAGTAATCCATGGCCTGCTGGACCTGACATTCGTCCGCAACACCGGCGGCGCGTTCGGCATTCTGCCTCAGGGCACGCAGGCGCTTTCCGTCGCCGCGGTCGCCGCCGCCGCCGCGATTGTTTACTATCTCGCGCGCTCCAAGCCCCCGTATCCCGCGCGTCTTGCCCTTGGGCTTGCCCTGCCGCTTGGCGGTTCGCTCGGCAACCTGATCGATCGTGTCCGGCTGCGTTATGTCGTCGATTATCTCGATGTTTATGTCGGTTCGCACCATTGGCCGGTCTTCAATATCGCCGACGCCGCGATCTGCACGGGCGTCGCGCTGTTAGCGTGGCGTTTCTGGACGATGCCCAGCGCCGCGCCCGACCAGCCCGCGACCGTGAAAGAAAAGTAA
- a CDS encoding TraR/DksA family transcriptional regulator: MNETQLANFKTLLLDEKKRIEDERASYEADTRGGSITDESGELSDSDGNDPGDEASQLFDRDRDVAAVENSDRLLAKIDRALAKIEEGTYGKSDVDGTPIPIERLKALPYAVTTIEQEEAL; the protein is encoded by the coding sequence ATGAATGAGACACAGCTCGCGAATTTCAAGACTCTTCTCCTGGATGAGAAGAAACGCATTGAGGACGAACGGGCTTCCTATGAGGCGGATACGCGCGGCGGCTCCATCACCGATGAGTCCGGCGAGCTTTCGGACTCGGACGGCAACGATCCGGGCGACGAAGCGTCGCAGCTTTTCGATCGTGACCGCGATGTCGCCGCCGTGGAGAACTCGGACCGGCTCTTGGCCAAAATCGACCGCGCCCTGGCGAAGATCGAAGAGGGGACCTATGGCAAGTCTGATGTCGATGGAACACCGATCCCGATCGAGCGTCTGAAAGCGCTGCCCTACGCCGTGACGACGATCGAGCAAGAAGAGGCGCTTTGA
- the ileS gene encoding isoleucine--tRNA ligase — translation MTEPEKKPDYSQTLNVPKPDVKNPDGVDTNPLSIPLRANLAKREPAILDFWKTQRVYDESLKPTTSLGTFILHDGPPFSNGNIHIGHAFNKILKDVIMKFRSMQGYATPYIPGWDNNGLPIEVLVAKEFREKNYVPTPLEIRNRCREVATEWVGKQSEQFQRLGIRGDWARPYLTMTPQMAAKQLEVFAEMVEKGYIYRGLKPVYWSLVDETALAEAEIEYKDVKDPSIYVRFGLRADPDGIFGADADATKCYTVIWTTTPWTIPANVAVAAGPDIEYAVIEHEDRRYLVASDRLGATVAAANFTGWQVLSTHKGSDLKNLMFEHPLFDRAAPLVLADYVTTGDGTGVVHTAPGHGKDDFLTGQKYNLPVLQILTGDGYFNEDAGAPFTGLRKKEGSQLVLDRLSETGSLLALEEILHSYPHGWRSKDPLVFRATVQWFMNIDHNGHREKCLKAIEGVKWYPKESIDRMKPMVSGRPDWCISRQRSWGVGIPVFYAQPSGTPLLAKESILAVRDLVAEHGTDAWFERDAKDILPAGFKHPETGETEFTKETDIFDVWFDSGATNQTVLGQWPELSYPADVYLEGGDQHRGWFNSSLMIGMAVTGKAPFKQVVTNGWTLDESGRKMSKSAMNGVAPSTVCDKYGADVLRLWVSSTDYFGDVRVGEKILDQVSTTYRTLRGALRFALSNLYVHSADDFDPALHAVPYADLPEIDRWALHRLNEVVRSSVQAYEAYEFQKVIQNVLGLCTADFSAFYFDVIKDRLYSYGANSPERRSAQTTLFEIASALTRLLSPILSFTAEEVWQKLRMPSKPVSVQLAALPSDRAEFRAPELAARWSQLLSVRDEVNKTLEGVKKRLELALTITIDAETFEALRPYTNQLPALLLVSEVTLRQGTAPGVHVINNGAAPGAKCARCWVAVKEGGEDPASVCASGCVRAWRAQTITDGDIVARRLA, via the coding sequence ATGACTGAACCCGAGAAGAAGCCCGACTACAGCCAGACGCTGAATGTCCCCAAGCCCGATGTCAAGAACCCCGACGGCGTCGACACCAACCCCCTGAGCATTCCCCTGCGCGCCAACCTCGCCAAGCGCGAGCCGGCCATTCTGGATTTCTGGAAGACCCAGCGCGTCTACGACGAATCGCTCAAGCCGACGACTTCGCTCGGGACGTTCATTCTGCACGACGGCCCGCCCTTCTCGAACGGCAATATCCATATCGGCCACGCCTTCAATAAGATCCTGAAAGACGTGATCATGAAGTTCCGGTCGATGCAGGGGTACGCCACCCCCTACATCCCGGGCTGGGACAACAATGGCCTGCCGATTGAAGTCCTGGTCGCCAAGGAGTTTCGGGAGAAGAACTACGTTCCGACGCCGCTGGAGATCCGCAATCGCTGCCGCGAAGTCGCGACCGAGTGGGTGGGGAAGCAGTCCGAGCAGTTCCAGCGCCTCGGCATCCGGGGCGACTGGGCGCGTCCTTATCTGACCATGACGCCGCAGATGGCGGCGAAGCAGCTGGAAGTCTTCGCGGAGATGGTCGAAAAGGGCTACATCTATCGCGGCCTCAAGCCCGTCTACTGGTCGCTGGTGGATGAGACGGCGCTCGCAGAGGCGGAGATCGAATACAAGGATGTCAAGGATCCGTCGATCTACGTTCGCTTCGGCCTGCGCGCCGACCCCGATGGGATCTTTGGCGCGGACGCCGACGCCACGAAGTGCTACACCGTGATCTGGACGACGACGCCGTGGACAATCCCCGCGAATGTCGCCGTCGCCGCCGGCCCGGATATCGAGTACGCCGTGATTGAGCATGAGGATCGGCGCTATCTCGTCGCGTCCGATCGCCTCGGCGCCACGGTGGCCGCCGCGAACTTCACCGGCTGGCAAGTCTTGAGCACGCATAAAGGCTCGGACCTGAAGAACTTGATGTTCGAGCACCCGCTGTTCGACCGCGCCGCGCCGCTGGTGCTGGCGGATTATGTCACGACCGGAGATGGCACGGGCGTCGTCCACACTGCGCCCGGACACGGTAAGGACGACTTCCTGACGGGACAGAAGTACAATCTGCCCGTACTGCAAATCTTAACCGGCGACGGCTACTTCAATGAGGATGCGGGCGCGCCGTTTACCGGCCTGCGCAAAAAAGAAGGGTCGCAGCTCGTTCTGGATCGGCTTTCCGAAACCGGATCGCTATTGGCGTTAGAAGAGATCCTGCACTCTTATCCACATGGCTGGCGCTCGAAGGATCCGCTGGTCTTCCGCGCGACCGTCCAGTGGTTCATGAACATCGACCACAACGGGCACCGGGAAAAGTGCCTGAAGGCGATCGAAGGCGTGAAGTGGTATCCAAAGGAATCCATCGACCGGATGAAGCCCATGGTGTCGGGACGCCCCGACTGGTGTATCTCGCGCCAGCGTTCGTGGGGCGTAGGTATCCCCGTCTTCTACGCGCAGCCGTCGGGGACGCCGCTGCTGGCGAAAGAAAGCATTCTCGCCGTCCGCGATTTAGTCGCCGAGCACGGCACGGACGCCTGGTTCGAGCGGGACGCCAAAGACATTCTTCCGGCGGGATTCAAGCATCCAGAGACCGGCGAGACCGAGTTTACGAAGGAAACGGATATCTTCGATGTCTGGTTTGATTCTGGCGCGACCAACCAGACGGTTCTGGGACAGTGGCCCGAACTTTCGTATCCCGCCGACGTTTATCTGGAAGGCGGCGATCAGCATCGCGGCTGGTTTAACTCATCGCTGATGATCGGCATGGCCGTCACCGGTAAGGCGCCGTTCAAGCAGGTCGTCACCAATGGCTGGACGCTGGACGAGAGCGGACGCAAGATGTCCAAGTCGGCGATGAACGGCGTCGCGCCAAGCACCGTCTGCGACAAGTACGGCGCCGATGTCCTGCGCCTCTGGGTAAGCTCCACGGACTACTTCGGCGATGTCCGCGTCGGCGAAAAGATCCTGGATCAAGTCTCGACGACGTATCGCACTCTGCGCGGCGCGCTGCGCTTCGCGCTGAGCAACCTTTACGTACACTCCGCAGATGACTTCGATCCGGCGCTGCACGCCGTTCCGTACGCCGACCTGCCGGAAATCGACCGCTGGGCGCTGCATCGATTGAACGAAGTCGTGCGCTCGTCCGTTCAGGCTTATGAAGCGTATGAGTTCCAGAAGGTGATTCAGAACGTGCTGGGACTTTGTACGGCGGACTTTTCGGCGTTTTACTTTGACGTGATTAAGGATAGACTGTACTCGTACGGCGCCAACTCTCCGGAGCGGCGGTCGGCGCAGACGACACTCTTTGAGATCGCGTCGGCGCTGACGCGTCTGCTTTCGCCGATCCTGTCCTTCACGGCGGAAGAAGTCTGGCAAAAGCTGCGCATGCCCAGCAAACCTGTCTCCGTGCAGCTGGCGGCGCTTCCCTCGGACCGCGCGGAGTTCCGAGCGCCCGAGCTTGCCGCCCGCTGGAGCCAGCTGCTCTCGGTGCGCGATGAAGTCAACAAGACGCTTGAAGGCGTCAAGAAGCGGCTGGAGCTGGCGCTGACAATCACGATCGACGCGGAGACGTTTGAAGCGCTGCGTCCGTATACTAATCAGCTTCCCGCGCTGCTGCTCGTTTCGGAAGTGACGCTGCGGCAGGGAACGGCGCCGGGCGTCCACGTCATCAACAACGGCGCCGCGCCGGGCGCCAAGTGCGCTCGCTGCTGGGTCGCCGTCAAAGAGGGCGGGGAAGATCCGGCGTCGGTTTGCGCCAGCGGCTGCGTGCGCGCATGGCGGGCTCAGACAATTACGGACGGCGATATCGTCGCGCGCCGGCTCGCTTAA
- the rfbD gene encoding dTDP-4-dehydrorhamnose reductase, translated as MRVLITGAGGMLGTDARAFFARHGHQVIATDQRPLEGSGSEPLNIKDYASVRAVMQEHRPDLVFHGAAMTNVDGCERDPDAAFAANALGSWCVATAAQEVGAILVAISTDFVFDGTKDGPYTEFDAPNPLSHYGASKLAGERMAMQSCARTYILRTSWLYGTHGRNFPYTIMERARTQGELFVVADQFGAPTFTRDLLATAYQIMQTPLYGVYHVCNAGRTSWHGFASEILRMAGMPDVPVHALTSEECAVKFGTPTRRPKNSVLRRYALELQHKDVIRPWEDALGEFLAAANAHDKT; from the coding sequence ATGCGAGTTTTAATCACCGGCGCGGGTGGGATGTTGGGTACGGACGCGCGCGCGTTTTTCGCGCGGCATGGGCATCAGGTCATTGCGACCGATCAGCGGCCCTTGGAGGGCAGCGGCAGTGAGCCGCTGAACATCAAGGATTACGCCTCGGTGCGCGCCGTGATGCAGGAGCATCGGCCGGATCTGGTGTTTCATGGCGCGGCGATGACCAATGTCGATGGCTGTGAGCGCGATCCGGACGCGGCGTTTGCGGCGAATGCGCTGGGGAGCTGGTGCGTGGCGACGGCGGCCCAAGAAGTCGGCGCCATTCTGGTGGCGATCTCCACGGATTTTGTGTTCGATGGGACGAAGGACGGGCCGTACACCGAGTTCGATGCGCCGAATCCGCTGAGCCACTATGGGGCTTCCAAGCTCGCGGGGGAGCGGATGGCGATGCAGTCGTGCGCGCGCACTTATATTTTGCGCACTTCGTGGCTATATGGGACACATGGACGCAACTTTCCATACACCATTATGGAGCGGGCCAGAACCCAGGGTGAACTGTTCGTCGTCGCCGATCAATTTGGCGCGCCGACCTTCACGCGCGATCTGCTGGCGACGGCGTATCAGATCATGCAAACGCCGCTTTACGGCGTTTACCATGTCTGCAACGCGGGACGGACGAGCTGGCATGGATTTGCGAGCGAGATTTTGCGCATGGCGGGGATGCCCGACGTTCCCGTCCACGCGCTGACCTCCGAAGAGTGCGCCGTGAAGTTCGGCACGCCGACGCGCCGTCCGAAGAACAGCGTCCTGCGGCGCTATGCACTCGAATTGCAGCACAAAGATGTGATCCGTCCGTGGGAGGACGCCCTGGGCGAATTCCTCGCGGCGGCGAACGCACACGACAAGACTTAA
- a CDS encoding M16 family metallopeptidase, producing the protein MTKSTALIPFALLSYVLFPHLSAQAQKKVAPTAAATTETNRAEGKPTVLNGIRETTLPNGLTILTKEVHAAPVVYFSVFYHVGSINEQVGQTGMSHLMEHMMFKGTKSRGPGVISSTLQTNGADFNASTAFDRTEYHETLASDRLETAMQIESDRMVNSLYDEKQHQKEMTVVRSEYEAGENDPGRALSKAVRLSAYQVHPYRWETIGFRSDIENFTRDEMYAYYKNYYTPNNATVVIVGDIDTAKAIAMVTKYFGSIPSHPVAEHFITPEPAQEGERRVTISRAGTTPQVLIAYHVPGVMNPDRYATDVLETVLSGGRTSRFFQDLVQTGLTSGADAYDYGLRDPDLLMFAASAQPGHTNPEMEKALLDELEKLKATPITDEELTRAVNQAEAGYVFGKESVSAQGSRLGEDAMKGDWRYGEYYLQNLRKVTKADVQRVAQKYLVERNRTVGYFEPIRTPGAPVAPGGGSLGASPTTGAVAPKLAKLNLGDFHMSRPIAARPASLLAASAKGALPTKVVLDNGITVVVQENHATPTVSIGGALMSAGSVFDPQDKRGLADFTASQLSRGTQSRSLLDIAKLLEGGGSSVEIGGGDEYASLGAHGLSKNFDMLLDVLSDELRHPAFPADELEKARAQSLAGIEEARDDTGALADIAFHNSLYPKSHPYSSPTLDEQASVLKGLTRDDLLGFYNAHYAPDKLILTIVGDVDTQTAVTQVKKYFGDWAKKGDLSDVKIPTVAATDGAIKTIVIPIADKAQVDVRYGFPGGLRRSDPDFYTSIVLDTILGGGTGLASRLALSVRDHMGLVYGIYASDDASLGEGPFVVEFGSNPANVDKATAETMRQIQLLRDKGVTQDEVAKTVSYLTGSYAVTLSTNAAVGHQLLAAQIYGLGLDYIQKRNSYYKAVTVEKVNAAAKKYLRPGTGSLVISGTYTGKYASAK; encoded by the coding sequence ATGACGAAATCGACCGCGCTGATCCCCTTCGCTCTTTTGAGCTACGTACTGTTTCCTCATCTTTCCGCCCAGGCGCAGAAAAAGGTCGCCCCGACAGCGGCGGCTACCACTGAGACAAACCGGGCGGAGGGCAAGCCCACGGTGCTCAACGGTATCCGTGAGACGACCCTGCCCAACGGCCTGACGATCCTGACCAAGGAAGTCCATGCGGCTCCGGTCGTCTACTTCTCGGTTTTCTATCACGTGGGCTCCATCAACGAACAGGTCGGTCAGACGGGCATGAGCCACCTGATGGAGCATATGATGTTCAAGGGCACCAAGTCGCGCGGCCCCGGCGTCATCAGCTCCACGCTCCAGACCAACGGCGCCGACTTCAACGCCTCCACGGCGTTCGACCGGACCGAGTACCATGAGACACTCGCGTCGGACCGTCTGGAAACGGCGATGCAGATCGAATCGGACCGCATGGTCAACTCGCTCTACGATGAGAAGCAGCACCAGAAAGAAATGACGGTCGTTCGGTCGGAGTATGAGGCCGGCGAAAACGATCCGGGCCGAGCGCTGTCCAAGGCGGTGCGGCTGTCGGCGTATCAGGTGCATCCGTACCGGTGGGAGACGATTGGGTTTCGGTCGGACATCGAGAACTTCACGCGCGACGAGATGTACGCGTATTACAAGAACTACTACACCCCTAATAATGCGACCGTGGTGATCGTCGGCGACATCGACACCGCGAAGGCGATTGCGATGGTGACCAAGTACTTTGGATCGATCCCCTCGCACCCGGTCGCCGAGCACTTCATCACCCCGGAGCCGGCGCAGGAGGGCGAGCGGCGCGTCACGATCTCCCGCGCGGGAACGACGCCTCAGGTGCTGATCGCCTACCACGTTCCCGGCGTGATGAACCCGGACCGCTACGCCACCGACGTTTTGGAGACGGTGCTGAGCGGCGGCCGCACATCGCGCTTCTTCCAGGACCTCGTGCAGACGGGCCTGACATCGGGCGCCGACGCCTACGATTACGGCCTGCGTGACCCCGACCTCCTGATGTTCGCCGCCTCCGCGCAGCCCGGCCATACGAACCCTGAAATGGAAAAGGCGCTGCTGGACGAACTGGAAAAGCTGAAAGCGACGCCGATCACCGACGAAGAACTGACTCGCGCGGTCAATCAGGCGGAAGCGGGATATGTCTTCGGTAAGGAGTCGGTCTCCGCGCAGGGCAGCCGCCTGGGCGAGGACGCCATGAAGGGCGATTGGCGCTACGGTGAGTACTATCTGCAAAACCTGCGCAAGGTGACCAAGGCGGACGTGCAGCGTGTCGCCCAAAAGTATCTGGTCGAGCGCAACCGCACCGTCGGTTACTTCGAGCCGATCCGCACGCCCGGCGCTCCGGTTGCCCCGGGCGGCGGCAGTCTGGGCGCGTCTCCGACAACCGGGGCGGTCGCTCCGAAGCTCGCCAAGCTCAATCTTGGCGACTTTCATATGTCGCGGCCTATCGCGGCTCGTCCGGCGTCCCTCCTCGCGGCCAGCGCCAAGGGCGCGCTGCCGACAAAAGTGGTGCTGGACAATGGGATTACGGTGGTCGTGCAGGAAAATCACGCGACGCCGACCGTTTCCATCGGCGGCGCGCTGATGAGCGCCGGATCGGTCTTCGATCCGCAGGATAAGCGCGGTCTGGCCGACTTCACCGCATCGCAGCTTTCGCGCGGCACGCAGTCCCGTTCGCTCCTCGATATCGCCAAACTTCTCGAAGGCGGCGGGTCCAGCGTGGAGATCGGCGGGGGCGATGAGTATGCGTCGCTGGGCGCGCACGGTCTGTCCAAGAACTTCGATATGCTGCTGGACGTGCTTTCCGACGAGCTTCGCCACCCGGCGTTCCCGGCGGACGAGCTGGAAAAGGCGCGCGCGCAGTCGCTGGCCGGAATTGAAGAAGCGCGAGACGATACCGGCGCCCTCGCCGACATCGCCTTCCACAACTCGCTCTATCCAAAAAGCCATCCTTACAGCTCGCCCACACTTGACGAGCAGGCGTCTGTGCTCAAAGGACTAACGCGCGATGACCTGCTCGGCTTTTACAACGCCCATTACGCTCCCGACAAGCTGATCCTGACGATTGTCGGCGATGTCGATACGCAGACGGCTGTCACTCAGGTCAAGAAGTACTTCGGCGACTGGGCCAAGAAGGGCGATCTGTCCGACGTCAAGATCCCGACCGTCGCAGCCACCGATGGGGCGATCAAGACGATTGTCATCCCCATCGCCGACAAAGCCCAGGTCGATGTGCGTTACGGCTTCCCCGGCGGCCTGCGCCGCAGCGATCCGGACTTCTATACGTCGATCGTGTTGGATACGATCCTCGGCGGCGGCACCGGCCTCGCCTCGCGTCTCGCCCTGAGCGTCCGCGACCACATGGGCCTCGTCTACGGCATCTACGCCTCCGACGACGCCAGCCTGGGCGAGGGACCGTTCGTCGTGGAGTTCGGCAGCAATCCCGCCAATGTCGATAAGGCGACGGCGGAGACGATGCGCCAGATCCAGCTTCTGCGCGACAAAGGCGTGACTCAGGACGAAGTCGCGAAGACCGTCTCCTACCTGACCGGCTCCTACGCCGTCACGCTCTCCACCAACGCCGCCGTCGGCCATCAGCTGCTCGCGGCGCAGATCTACGGTCTGGGCTTGGATTACATCCAGAAGCGCAACAGCTACTACAAAGCGGTCACAGTGGAGAAAGTGAACGCCGCCGCGAAGAAATACCTGCGGCCCGGGACCGGCTCACTGGTGATTTCGGGGACATACACGGGCAAGTACGCGAGCGCGAAGTAG
- a CDS encoding RDD family protein, whose amino-acid sequence MSREILVVTPENIEIEYELAGIGSRFFANLIDTIWQIGILLIMLIIFGILEAVLGFISNAVARQLLQTLQQVATGLGLIAVFVVFWGYFIYYETVWNGQTPGKRQVGLRVLRDGGYPINIFAAIVRNLLRVVDGIPVVIVGILFAGAAANKPQIAAIGAGSLILTLCFLLFSGKYQRLGDFIAGTMVVKQRAPRVPTLEALAPPPRVLPEHLAAYALADVGKHVYEMTVPEYRAVRHAIDRRWQLPAPMQQTSAMYLAVPLMRRLGITPPPGVTYINYADLLEYLAVAFEQYRGVK is encoded by the coding sequence ATGTCACGTGAAATACTCGTCGTCACCCCCGAAAACATCGAAATCGAATATGAGCTTGCCGGAATCGGCTCTCGGTTCTTCGCGAATCTGATCGACACCATCTGGCAGATCGGGATTTTGCTGATCATGCTGATTATTTTCGGCATTCTGGAAGCCGTGCTCGGGTTTATCTCAAACGCCGTGGCGCGTCAGCTGCTCCAGACGCTCCAGCAGGTGGCGACCGGTCTTGGCCTGATCGCGGTATTCGTGGTTTTTTGGGGATACTTCATTTATTACGAGACGGTGTGGAACGGGCAGACGCCGGGCAAGCGTCAGGTTGGTCTGCGCGTCCTGCGGGACGGCGGCTATCCGATCAACATCTTTGCCGCGATCGTGCGCAATCTGCTGCGTGTCGTGGACGGCATCCCTGTGGTCATTGTCGGCATTTTGTTCGCCGGCGCGGCCGCCAATAAACCGCAGATCGCGGCGATCGGCGCGGGTTCGTTGATCCTGACTCTTTGCTTCCTTCTCTTTTCGGGCAAGTACCAGCGCCTGGGCGATTTTATCGCGGGGACGATGGTCGTCAAGCAGCGCGCGCCGCGTGTCCCGACTTTGGAGGCGCTGGCGCCGCCGCCGCGCGTGCTGCCCGAGCATCTGGCCGCCTACGCCCTGGCGGATGTCGGCAAGCACGTTTATGAGATGACCGTGCCCGAATACCGGGCGGTGCGCCATGCGATCGACCGGCGCTGGCAGCTGCCCGCGCCGATGCAGCAGACCTCCGCGATGTATCTCGCGGTGCCGCTGATGCGCCGGCTGGGGATCACGCCGCCGCCGGGCGTTACCTATATCAATTACGCCGATCTGCTGGAATACCTCGCCGTTGCCTTTGAGCAGTACCGTGGGGTAAAGTAG
- a CDS encoding stage II sporulation protein M, whose product MAIDERAFINKKRANWERLSSIVERTKNGGLRRLSKEELPALGSLYRRAAADLAYVRQQNANPNLVLYLNELVGNAHGVIYSEETGGWRRIIQFLRIGLPEVLRRRMAFTLVAIALSVIGAYLAYALVHKSESYLALFLPEQFRDSFDAWKQGFADHGDISAGEGFQFSSMLMTNNTKVGIITFATGITLLLPIYLLLQNGETMGALIAVVQPTGHLTSMWAGILPHGIAELSAIFICGGAGLCIGWALIAPGRYSRKDALVIAGRDGAKMMVGTIPLFILAGIIEGNISHSSLPHWAKFGMAFFQFALLIFYIYGSPRRKTAGSHGSIAR is encoded by the coding sequence ATGGCAATCGACGAACGAGCTTTCATCAACAAGAAGCGCGCGAACTGGGAGCGGCTCTCCTCAATCGTGGAGCGCACCAAGAACGGCGGCCTGCGCCGCCTTTCCAAAGAAGAGCTTCCGGCGCTCGGATCGCTCTATCGCCGAGCGGCTGCGGACCTTGCGTATGTCCGCCAGCAGAACGCCAATCCTAATCTCGTATTGTACCTGAACGAACTGGTCGGCAATGCGCATGGCGTCATCTATTCCGAGGAAACGGGCGGCTGGCGACGCATCATACAGTTTCTTCGCATCGGACTGCCCGAAGTCCTGCGCCGCCGCATGGCTTTTACGCTTGTCGCCATCGCCCTGAGCGTCATTGGGGCCTATCTTGCCTACGCGCTCGTCCACAAAAGTGAAAGTTACCTCGCGCTGTTCCTTCCGGAACAGTTCCGCGACTCGTTCGACGCCTGGAAGCAGGGATTCGCGGACCATGGCGATATCTCCGCCGGCGAAGGGTTCCAGTTCTCATCCATGCTGATGACGAACAACACCAAGGTCGGCATTATCACCTTCGCAACCGGCATCACCCTGCTTCTGCCGATCTACCTGCTGCTTCAAAACGGCGAGACGATGGGCGCCTTGATCGCGGTCGTCCAGCCGACCGGCCATCTTACCTCCATGTGGGCCGGCATTCTGCCGCACGGGATCGCGGAGCTTTCGGCGATCTTTATCTGCGGCGGCGCCGGCCTATGTATCGGCTGGGCGCTGATCGCGCCAGGCCGTTATAGCCGAAAAGACGCCCTGGTCATCGCCGGACGAGACGGCGCGAAGATGATGGTGGGCACGATTCCGCTTTTCATTCTCGCCGGCATCATCGAAGGCAACATCTCCCACTCTTCCCTGCCCCACTGGGCCAAGTTCGGCATGGCGTTCTTCCAGTTCGCGCTTCTGATCTTCTATATCTACGGCAGCCCACGGCGAAAAACGGCCGGCTCTCACGGATCGATCGCCCGGTAA
- a CDS encoding DUF58 domain-containing protein yields MLFVYFAPWLLAVVLAYDALLAAAAIADFLTSPRPETFLSVERRVDEKLSLGLRQPVVVELRSRGNRAVEVIARDEPPDRFTLEGQTQQNVVVPPGNIPAQFSYYVQAHAKGDYVFGDVFVQYLGALGLVARMSRLPAPQSVKVYPNMLEMAKYEMLARRGRLMQLGIRSAKVRGGGSEFESLREYVTGDEYKKIDWSATARRGKLISRQYEAERSQNVVLLLDTGRTMLQPIQKMAKLDFVVNTALMLAYVAVSSDDKVGLMAFDAEVRTFLPPAKSNAQVYQIMERLYNLEARLVETDYQAAFQELATRWRRRSLIVLFSDLVDPDSSSQILNAVSILEERHRVVCVTVSDPNIIAAAAAVPEESHQVYTKAVATQVLHERRQAIQALKRRGVWTVDSTPENLSADLINRYLELKAKSLI; encoded by the coding sequence ATGCTGTTCGTTTATTTTGCGCCCTGGCTGCTCGCCGTGGTGCTGGCGTACGATGCGCTGCTGGCGGCCGCCGCCATCGCCGACTTTCTGACGTCGCCGCGTCCCGAGACGTTTCTCAGCGTGGAGCGGCGCGTGGATGAGAAGCTTTCGCTTGGCCTGCGCCAGCCGGTCGTCGTGGAGTTGCGCAGCCGTGGAAACCGCGCGGTTGAGGTCATTGCGCGCGATGAGCCGCCGGACCGATTCACGCTGGAGGGCCAGACGCAGCAAAACGTCGTCGTCCCTCCCGGCAACATTCCCGCACAGTTCTCCTACTATGTCCAGGCGCATGCGAAGGGCGATTACGTCTTTGGCGATGTCTTTGTCCAGTACCTGGGCGCGCTGGGCCTCGTGGCGCGGATGTCGCGGCTGCCGGCGCCGCAGAGCGTCAAAGTCTATCCCAATATGCTGGAGATGGCGAAGTACGAGATGCTCGCGCGCCGTGGGCGGTTGATGCAACTGGGGATCCGATCGGCCAAAGTGCGCGGCGGCGGCTCGGAGTTCGAAAGCCTGCGCGAGTATGTCACGGGCGATGAATATAAGAAGATCGACTGGAGCGCGACGGCGCGGCGCGGCAAGCTGATCTCCCGGCAATACGAAGCCGAGCGCAGCCAGAATGTCGTGCTGCTTCTGGATACCGGGCGAACGATGCTCCAGCCGATTCAGAAGATGGCGAAGCTGGACTTCGTCGTCAATACGGCGCTGATGCTGGCCTATGTCGCTGTTTCGTCGGACGACAAAGTGGGCTTGATGGCGTTTGACGCCGAAGTGCGCACGTTTTTGCCGCCGGCCAAGAGCAACGCCCAGGTCTATCAGATCATGGAGCGCCTTTACAATCTGGAGGCGCGTCTGGTCGAGACGGATTATCAGGCGGCCTTTCAGGAACTGGCGACACGCTGGCGCCGGCGTTCACTGATCGTCTTATTCTCGGACCTCGTCGATCCCGATTCTTCGTCGCAGATCCTCAACGCAGTTTCGATTTTGGAGGAGCGGCATCGCGTGGTGTGCGTCACCGTAAGCGACCCCAACATCATCGCAGCGGCCGCCGCCGTGCCCGAAGAATCGCATCAGGTCTACACCAAGGCCGTCGCGACTCAGGTGCTGCACGAGCGCCGTCAGGCGATCCAGGCGCTCAAACGCCGCGGCGTCTGGACTGTGGACAGCACGCCGGAGAACTTGAGCGCCGATTTGATCAATCGCTATTTGGAGTTAAAAGCCAAATCGTTGATTTAG